One genomic region from Thermoplasmata archaeon encodes:
- a CDS encoding 50S ribosomal protein L18e has translation MARTPKTNAQLTRVVQELRELSRENGVPIWRDVADRLERSRKNWSEVNLSRVSRYAGKGEQVVVPGVLLAAGDLTIPVTVAAFRASAAARKKVEAAGGRSVSLLELAVQNPKGSGVRILG, from the coding sequence ATGGCCAGGACCCCTAAGACGAACGCTCAACTCACCCGGGTTGTCCAGGAGTTGCGGGAGCTCTCGCGGGAGAACGGGGTCCCAATCTGGCGGGACGTGGCCGACCGCCTGGAGCGGTCCCGAAAGAACTGGTCCGAGGTCAACCTGTCCCGCGTGAGCCGCTACGCAGGCAAGGGCGAGCAGGTCGTCGTGCCCGGCGTTCTGCTCGCGGCGGGGGACCTGACGATTCCGGTCACCGTGGCCGCGTTCCGGGCCTCGGCCGCCGCTCGGAAGAAGGTCGAGGCCGCCGGAGGGCGATCCGTGAGCCTGCTCGAGCTCGCGGTGCAGAATCCGAAAGGAAGCGGCGTCCGGATCCTGGGGTAG